The Dehalococcoidia bacterium genomic sequence CGGCATGATCTTCGAGGCGCCGGCGCGGTTTCGCGACAGCCAGCACATCATGCGGATCGTCGAGCGGATCATCGCGCCGCTCGGGCGCCGAGTGGACGAGTCGTCGCCGTACGTGGACGCGCGCCTGCCGGATGGTTCGCGCGTGAACGTCGTCATCCCGCCGATCGTGCCGCACCCGACGATCACCGTGCGGAAGTTCCGCCCCGACAAGTACCACGTGCAGGACCTGGTGGCGAACGGCACGCTGCCGCGGCAGATGGAGGAGTTCTTCCGTGCCTGCGTCCACCAGCGACTGAACATCGTGATCTCCGGCGGTACCGGCTCCGGCAAGACGACGCTGCTCAACGCGATCTCGGAGTTCATTCCGAGCCGGGAACGCATCGTGACGATCGAAGATCCGCTGGAGATGAAGCTGCAGCAGGCACACGTGATCCCGATGGAAGCGCGACCGGCCAACATCGAAGGGCGCAACGAGATCACGCAGCGAGACCTGGTGCGCAACGCGCTCCGCATGCGTCCGGACCGCATCATCGTCGGCGAGGTGCGTGGCGCGGAAGCGTTCGACATGCTCCAGGCGATGAACACCGGTCACGAGGGATCGATGACGACGGTACACGCGAACGGCTCGCGCGACGCGCTCGCCCGCATCGAGAACATGGTGCTGATGGCGGGCTTCGACCTGCCGGTGCGGGCCATTCGCGAGCAGATCGCTTCGGCGTTGCACATCGTCGTGCAGCTTATCCGGTTCTCGGACGGCAGGCGGCGCATCGTGAACATTTCGGAGGTGACCGGGCTGGAGAGCGGGACGGTGACGATGCAAGACTTGTACCGGTTCGACCAGAAGGGCGTGAGCAGCGACGGCACGATCAACGGAGACTTCGTCGCGACGGGCATCACGCCGACGTTCGCAGACAAGTTCCGCTCCGCGGGCTTCAACATTGAGATGGGCGTTCCGGGCGTGAGGTTGGTGTAATGGAGTATCTAGCAGCCGCCGGCGCCGGGCTGGCGGTCCTTTGCCTGTTTACGTTTCTTGTGCGGGCGCAGTCGCTTCGGCCTTCGGAGTCACGGCTGCACCGGCTGAGCGCGAGCCGCAACGTGACGATCGACCAGAGCGGCGACGGCTCGATCCTGCGCCGCAATCCTTCGTCGATCCCCGCCATCGGCCGGCTCCTGACGAACCGCGGGTACGCGATGCAATGGAGCGCCGACCTTGAGCGAGCGGGGCTCACGCTGCGACCGATCGAGTACATCCTGATCCGCGTGCTGACCGCGAGCGTGGCGTTTCTCATCGTGATGCTCATATTCCTCAGTCCGCTGGGTCTCATCCTGGCGTGCGTTGCGGGCGCCGCGGGATTTATGGTGCCGGCTTTCTGGGTCGGTATGAAGATCAAGGGACGCGTGAAAGGCATCGAGGATCAGCTCGTCGAGACGCTGACGCTGATGTCGAACTCGCAGCGAGCCGGATTCGCGTTCGCGCAGGCCGTAGAGCTTGCGGCGCAGCGCACCGGGCCGCCGATCTCGATCGAGCTGAACAGAATGCTGCTCGACCTGAACCTGGGCGCGAGCACCGAAGATGCGCTGGTCGCCATGAACGACCGTATCGGCAGCGAGGACCTTGACCTGGTGGTGACGGCGATCCTCATCCACCGGCAGACCGGCGGCAACCTGGCGGAGATCCTGGACAACGTGACAGAGACGATGCGGGACCGCGAGCGCATCAGGGGCGAGATCAAGACGCTTACGGCATCCCAGCGGCTGGCCGGAATTATTCTCAGCGGCTGGCCCGTGGTGCTGGGCCTGATCTTCACGGCCATCAATCCGAGCATGATGTCACTGATGTGGACAACGACGGCGGGCATCATCATGTTGGTCATCATGCTGACGCTGAATCTGGCTGGATACCTTTCGATCCGGCGGATCCTGGCTATCGACATTTAGAGGAGAGGTGACATGCTCGCCCTGATTACTTCCATAGCGGCCTCTTCGTCGGTCCTTGTGCTGGCGGTGTGGTACGGCCAGAGCAGGAGCCGTCATGACGTACGCCTGCGCACGCTCATGGAGCCGCAGCGCATGCTCGCGGAGCAAAGCGATCCGTTCTCTCAGCGCGTCGCATTTCCGGTGGTGAACACGCTGGTGAACGTGCTGATGGCGATCTTGCCGACGGCGTTGATCGGGCGGGCGCGGCGCTGGCTGCTGATCGCGGGCGACAAGATGGTGATCTCGCAGTTCCTGACGATCGTCCTGATCGCAGCGACGGCGCCACCGGCGATCCTGTTTCTGCTCATCTGGGCAGCGAGTGGAGGCTCTGCGCCGTTCTTCGTCTGGTTGCCGGTGCCACTGGCGGCGGTGATGGGATTCCTGTTCCCGTTCCTGCTCCTCAAGCGCGCCTCCCGCAAGCGCCAGCAGATCATCTGGCGGTCGATGCCGAACGCGCTGGACCTGCTGACGACGTGCGTCGAGGCCGGCCTGAGCCTGGACTTCGGCATCCAGCGCGTCGCGGAGAAGTACCCGGGGCCGCTCTCCGAAGAATTCCACCGCGTGCTCCGCGAGATGGGTCTCGGCAAGCCGCGACGAGAAGCGCTCACCGAGATGACGGAACGGATCCAGCTACCCGACGTGACGACGTTCATCAACTCGTTAGTGCAGGCGGAGCAACTGGGCACAAGCATCGGTGACGTGCTGCGCGTGCAGGCGAAGCAGATGCGGATGCGCCGCCGTCAGCGCGCCGAGCAGATCGCGCACCAGGCGCCGGTGAAGATGGTCTTCCCGATGGTGTTGTTCCTGATGCCTTCGCTGTTTCTGATCACCATCGGACCCGTGATCCTGGCTGTTATCCGCTCGTTCCAGGAGGCGTAAGGGCGAAAGCCGACCATGGATGAGACGGCTGTTGCACCAAACCCCGGGCCGTACGCGGTCCTGCGCCTGCGCGAAGGAGCGCCGCGCGAGCTTGTCGAGGAGACGTACTGGCTGCTGGTGCGCCGGCTGAAGTACGGCGTCATCGACGACGTCGAGGGACTGCGCCAGCTCGACCGGCTGAACACGGCGTACGAGTCGATCGCGCGCAACGGCGTGCACGTGCAGCCGCTGCCGGTCGAGGGCGGCAACGGACGGCGATGGTGGTCGCGCCGCGGACAGCGGCCGCACATAGCGCTCGACCCCTACGAGACGCTCTTCGTGACGGAGGAGGCGGACCTCGACATCGCGCTGCTGGCGTCGAAGGTGCTCGCTGGCCGTCCGCCGGGCGACATCGATCGCCAGGAGTGGGATCGCGCCGTGGCGGACGCGGCGGGCAAGCTATGCGACCCGACGTGGCGCGCCGCGCAGTCGCCGCCGGGCGAAGACGGACACGGCGGAGCGCTCGTCGATGACGCGGTGCCTGCCGAGGCGAATGATCGGCTCAGCGCGGCGCAACCGGCGGGCGTCGAGACGGCGCCGGAGGCAGCCGGGGGAGCAGCCGTCGAAGAACCCGCGCCCGTCGCTCAGCCCGAAGACGCGAGTTGCGTCGACGCGGCAGAGGACGATGCGTCCGCGGCGGATCCGGCGGTCGCGACGGCCAGCGCCGTTGATCTGGCGAGCGACTCGGCGGAGTCGGAGCCCGTGATCGCGGCACACATCGAGGAATCGACGGCGGTTGTTCTGGACGACGTTGAGATGAGCGATTCGACGTCGTTCGAAGCTGCGGTCGATGCGATCAGCGCGGATGCGGTCCGGACGGACGCACACGCGATGGATCGATTCGCTTCGCAGGCGGCGGACATAGCGCCCGTGCCGGAGTACGTGCGTCCGGCCGCAGCAGACATCGAAGCGTCCGCGGCAGTCGATCGCACGCCGGACGCGCGGCCAGCGCCGCGATCCTGGATGGAGCGCATCCGCGGGCGATCGGACGACCGCGACGCGAGGATCGAAGCGGAGAACGAACGGATATTGTCGCTGCGCGTGGACGGTGACGCGCCCGTCGTGCACGAGCACACCAAGGGTCACGGCCACGACAGCGCGGACGAACCGTTTGCGTTGCGGCCGCAGTTGCGCCCCGCAGCCTCGGGGCCTGTCGAGCTGGAACTGACGGAAGACGAGGGTTGCGACTTCCTGCTGGGCAGCGAAGCGGATCCGGCGCGCGTACAAATCTGGCGTCAGGGCGGGCGTTACCTGCTGCAGCAGGTCTCCGGACCGGCAGTTTCGGTCGGCGGCGCGCTCCTGGCATCGCCGATCATCGTGCTCGAGGACGGCGACGAAGTCGCGGCCGGCGATGACGTCGTGCGCATCTCCTTCGCGCAGGAGTCGCGGGCAGGCGCGCCCGGCGATGGCATAGCGCCGAATGCGCTGCACCCTTCGATGTCATCCGACGAGCGCTAGTCGCCTTCTATATCTATAAGCGCGTCGCAATGATCGACGGTCGCCGTATGCGCGCTAGTCGAACATAAGCACGGTGCGCGCGACCTCGCCGGCCTTCATGGCGCGGAACGCTTCGTTGACGTCTTCGAGCTTGCCGCGGCGGCTGATCATCTCGTCGAGCTTGAGCCTGCCCTGCAGGTAGAAGTCGATGTAGCGCGGCATGTCGACGCGGAAGCGATTCGAGCCCATCGTGCAGCCCTGGATCTTCTTCTCGGAGAGGAACTGGTAGCCGTCGAGCTCGACCTTCTGGCCGACGGGGATCATGCCGATGATCGTCGCGGTACCGCCGCGGCGCAGGCTGTTGAACGCCTGCTCGGCGGCGATCTTGAGGCCGATCGCTTCGAACGCGTAGTCGACGCCGCCGCCCGTCATCTCGATGATCGCCGGTACGGGGTCTTTCGACGAAGCGTCGACGATGTGCGTCGCGCCGAGTTCGCGGGCGGTCGCGAGCTTCGCTTCGATCATGTCGACGGCGATGATCATGCGGGCGCCGGCGATGAGCGCGCCCTGGATGGCGGCGAGGCCGACGCCGCCGGCGCCGTAGACGGCGACCGTCGAGCCGGCTTCGATGCGGGCGGTGTTCAGGACGGCGCCGACGCCGGTCATGACGCCGCAGCCGATCAGCGCGGCGCGGTCGAGCGGCATGTCCTCGCGGATCTTCACGACGGCGTTCTCGTGGAGCAGCATCTTCTCCGCGTAGCTCGAGATATTGAGGAACTGGTGCATCACGTCGCCCTGCTGGTTGAGGCGCGGCGGCTGGTCGGGAGTGCGGCGGGTCGACGGGTCAGCGCACAGGCTGGGGTGGCCGGTCATGCACATTTCGCACTGTCCGCAAAACACGGAGAGGCAAGAGATCACGTGGTCGCCGGGCTTCACGTAGGTGACCAGGCTGCCGACGGCCTCGACGATGCCGGCTGCTTCGTGGCCGAGCACGGCCGGTGCGGGGTGGCCGTAGTAGCCATCGACGAAGTGGAGGTCGCTATGGCAGACGCCGCTCGCGACGGTGCGCACGACGATCTCGCGCGGGCCCGGCACATCGATGTCGACGTTTTCGATCGTCAGGGGTTGCTGGGGGCCGTGGAACACTGCGGCTTTCATCGTCGACGTTCTCCTCGCACAGGTGGCGCTTTGTCTTTTCTTGCAGGCGGACCGTGGCCGCGCGTTGGCGATCATAGCGGCGATCTTGCGGAAGCGGTACGGGGTAGGCAGGGCGCCGGCTGGCATCGCCGCCCCGCCCGGCTCAGCGACGGCCGGTAGCGGCGTCCGGAGCGCCAACCGGGCGGGGCGTCGACCCGTCGATGAGGGTGCGGCTTGTCAAGCCGGGCGCCGGGGCGACGAAAATCGCAGCGCGGGGGGCTTTTCGCGAAGCTGAGGCCGGCTTAGGATGAAGCTGGCAGCCCGGCGACGAATGATGTTGCACACGGGACGGATGTCGTATTATTCTATTTAGCGCTCGCTAAGTAAAGGCCGCCCGGCGGCGGGCGTGGCAGACGACGGAGGATCGACCGCGATGGCTGAACCTGTAGGCAACTGGACGGCTGACTACGACATTTTCTCCCCCGAGTACGTGAAGGATCCGTTCCCGATCTGGGACGAGATCCGCGGCAAATGCCCGATCGCGCACACGGAGCGCTGGGGCGGGTCGTTCATGCCGACGCGCTACGAAGACCTCTTCAACATCGCGCGCGACATCGAGAACTTTTCTTCGCGGAACGTGCTGGTCGCGGACGTGATGCCGCAGCCGGGCGAAGAGCTTGAAGAAGAGCCCGAGATGGTCGAGACGTACAACGTCGGGGCGCCGCCGATCACGTCGGATCCGCCGGTTCACACCTGGGCGCGCAAGCTCCTGCTGAAGCCGTTCTCCGTGACGGAAGTGGCGGAGTATGAGCAAGAGACGCGCGAGCTGTGCAACGAACTGATCGACGCGTTCATCGACAAGGGGCGTGCGGACGGCGCGGTGGACTACGCGCAGCAGATCCCGCCGCGCGTCATCGCGAGCATGCTGGGCATTCCGAAGGACATGACGGCGACGTTCACGGAGTGGGTGCGGGGCTTCCTGGAGCTGGGGCTGACGAACCCGCAGCTCCGGCAGGAGTCGGCGCGCAACATCTTCATGTTTATGAATGACCAGATCCAGGAGCGGAAGGCGAAGCCCGGCGACGACCTGATCACGCGCCTGCTCGCCGAGAAGGTCGAAGGCGAGCCGGTGCCGGAGTCGCACGTACTGGGCACGTGCTTTCTGCTGCTGGTCGCGGGCATCGACACGACGTGGAGTTCGATCGGGTCGGCGGTGTGGCACCTGGCGCAGCACCCGGAGGACCGCAAGCGGCTCATCGAGCAGCCGGAGCTGATGCCGAACGCGATCGAAGAGTTGCTGCGCGCGTACTCGCCGGTGACGATGGCGCGCTACGTGGCGCAGGACACGGAGTACGCGGGCTGCCCGATCCCCGAAGGCAGCAAGGTGCTGATGAACTTCCCGGCGGCGAACCGCGACCCGAAGGTGTTCGAGGATCCGGACAAGGTGATCCTGGACCGCGCGAAGAATCCGCACATCGCGTTCGGCGTCGGGATTCACCGCTGCGCCGGCTCGAACCTGGCGCGGATGGAGATGAAGGTCTCGATCGAGGAGCTGTTGAAGCGGATTCCGAACTTCAAGCTCGAGAATCCGGATGTGGTAACGTGGGCGGGCGGGCAGGTCCGCGGCCCGCGCATCATGCCAATCGTGTGGGGGTCATGAAGGTTCAGAAGGTGACGGTCGACAGCGAAAAGTGCCAGGGGCACAACCGGTGCTACGCGATGGCGCCGGGCATGTTCAAGGTCGACGAACTGGGATACGCAACACCGCGCGGCGACGGCGTGTTGAAGACGCCACAGGATGTCGAGCTGGCGAACCGGGCGGTTGAGAATTGTCCTGAGCGCGCGATCGATATTGTCGAGGACGAGGGGTAGCGGGCGCGGCGGGCATAGAGCGAGTAGCAGCCGGCGATGAGGTTCCGACTCATCGCCGGTTTTTGTTTTTCGCTGGCGCTCGTGTGCGGCAGGTGGGCTGCGAGGATGGCGGGGGTCGCCGTGAGGGGGTCCTTCGCGTTCGCTCAGGATGAGGGTGAACGGAGTTGGTGTGCGCGACGGGACTGTCCGCCAGGAGATTCTTCGCTTCGCTCTGAATGACGATATGCAACGCTCAGGATGACGGTGAACGGAGTTGGTGTGCGCGACGCGACTGTCCACCAGGAGATTCTTCGTTCGCTCTGAATGACGATATGCAACGCTCAGGATCACATGTGCGGCGCGCCGGTTGCGGGATGGCGGGGGTCGCCGTGACGGGATCCTTGCGTTCGCTCGGGATGACGCTATGCGGCGGTTGGTGCGCGGTCGAGAGTGTCGTGCTGGGAGATTCTTCGCTTCGCTCTGAATGACGATATGCAACGCTCAGGATGACGGTGTGCGGCGCGCCGGTTGCGGGATGGCGGGGGTCGCCGTGACGGGATCCTTCGCGTTCGCTCAGGATGACGGTATGCAGCGCAGTCGTGTGCGGGGTGGCGCAGGTACAGCTACATCCAGCCGCGCTTCTTTGCGTGCTCTTTGAGTTCGCCCCGGAAGTCGGGGTGGGCGACGCTGACGAGTTCGGCGGCGCGTTCGCGGACGGTCTTGCCGCCCAGGTGCGCGATGCCGTGCTCGGTCACGACGTAGTCGACGAACGTGCGCGGGACGGTGACGGCCGTGCCCGGCGGCAACTCGGGCACGATGCGTGAGTAGCGCTGGCCATCGACCGCCGAGCTGGACGGGACGGCGATCACCGAGCGGCCGCCTTCGACGGAACAAGCGGCGGTGGCGAAGACGGTCTGGCCGCCGGGGCCGCTGTAGACCTGGCCATTGAGCGTCTCGGCCGTCACCTGGCCCGTGAGGTCGATCTGCAGTGCGTTGTTGATCGCGACGAAGTTCTCCTCGCGCAGCAGCGTGCGCAGGTCATCGGTGTGGCAGAAGTCCCAGAGCTCGAACTTCGGGTTCATGTGCGCCTTCTGCAGTTCCTCGGGCGGCAACACCGCGAACGCCGAGCCGATGACCTTGCCGGGCGCGATGCGCTTCTTGCGGCCGGTGACGACGCCCTGCTCGACCAGGTCGACGACGCCGCCCGGGATCAGTTCGGTCTGGATCCCCAGGTCGTGCTTGTCGCCGAGATAGAGCGCCATCGCTGCGGTCACGTCGCCGATGCCGATCTGCAGCGTGTCGCCGTCGCGCACGAGTTCGCTCGCGACGAGCGTGCAGATCACCTCGGCGGCGGCGATCACTTCGTCGGTGCGGGGCGGGATCGGCGCCGCGCGATCGTCGGAGGCGACGTGCTCGACGAGCGCGGCGACCTCGGAGATGTGCACGTAATTCTCGCCGTAGGTGCGGATGAAGCGCTCGTCGACCTCGCAGACGATCTGCTTCGAGGCGTTGCAGGCGGTGCGGTTGATCCACAGCGAGCCGCCGAAGCTCATGTAGCCGTTCTCGTCGGGCGGGGACGTCTTCACCATGGCGACGTCCATGTCCTTGAAGAGCTGCATGATGTACGACTCGCGAAACACGCCGACCGGCTGGTAATCAGCGAGCCCTGCGTGCACCTGCTTGCGATCAGCGGGCGTTGAGAACGACGTGACGAGGCGGAAGTGGCCCTGCGTCTCCGGCGTCGACCAGAGGAACGGCGCGACGTAGTGGTAGATGCGGACGTCGTCCAGTTC encodes the following:
- a CDS encoding CpaF family protein, with the protein product MVAEKTVLTPSRMEHADGSNWIEVVYQLHLRLLQDMDPAALEKLEASRSRAAVESATRQLLTQMFPAIMGDDREQIVLHVIEEAVGFGPIDSLLRDPSISEVMVNSPREVYYERDGMIFEAPARFRDSQHIMRIVERIIAPLGRRVDESSPYVDARLPDGSRVNVVIPPIVPHPTITVRKFRPDKYHVQDLVANGTLPRQMEEFFRACVHQRLNIVISGGTGSGKTTLLNAISEFIPSRERIVTIEDPLEMKLQQAHVIPMEARPANIEGRNEITQRDLVRNALRMRPDRIIVGEVRGAEAFDMLQAMNTGHEGSMTTVHANGSRDALARIENMVLMAGFDLPVRAIREQIASALHIVVQLIRFSDGRRRIVNISEVTGLESGTVTMQDLYRFDQKGVSSDGTINGDFVATGITPTFADKFRSAGFNIEMGVPGVRLV
- a CDS encoding type II secretion system F family protein, producing the protein MEYLAAAGAGLAVLCLFTFLVRAQSLRPSESRLHRLSASRNVTIDQSGDGSILRRNPSSIPAIGRLLTNRGYAMQWSADLERAGLTLRPIEYILIRVLTASVAFLIVMLIFLSPLGLILACVAGAAGFMVPAFWVGMKIKGRVKGIEDQLVETLTLMSNSQRAGFAFAQAVELAAQRTGPPISIELNRMLLDLNLGASTEDALVAMNDRIGSEDLDLVVTAILIHRQTGGNLAEILDNVTETMRDRERIRGEIKTLTASQRLAGIILSGWPVVLGLIFTAINPSMMSLMWTTTAGIIMLVIMLTLNLAGYLSIRRILAIDI
- a CDS encoding type II secretion system F family protein; the protein is MLALITSIAASSSVLVLAVWYGQSRSRHDVRLRTLMEPQRMLAEQSDPFSQRVAFPVVNTLVNVLMAILPTALIGRARRWLLIAGDKMVISQFLTIVLIAATAPPAILFLLIWAASGGSAPFFVWLPVPLAAVMGFLFPFLLLKRASRKRQQIIWRSMPNALDLLTTCVEAGLSLDFGIQRVAEKYPGPLSEEFHRVLREMGLGKPRREALTEMTERIQLPDVTTFINSLVQAEQLGTSIGDVLRVQAKQMRMRRRQRAEQIAHQAPVKMVFPMVLFLMPSLFLITIGPVILAVIRSFQEA
- a CDS encoding Zn-dependent alcohol dehydrogenase; this translates as MKAAVFHGPQQPLTIENVDIDVPGPREIVVRTVASGVCHSDLHFVDGYYGHPAPAVLGHEAAGIVEAVGSLVTYVKPGDHVISCLSVFCGQCEMCMTGHPSLCADPSTRRTPDQPPRLNQQGDVMHQFLNISSYAEKMLLHENAVVKIREDMPLDRAALIGCGVMTGVGAVLNTARIEAGSTVAVYGAGGVGLAAIQGALIAGARMIIAVDMIEAKLATARELGATHIVDASSKDPVPAIIEMTGGGVDYAFEAIGLKIAAEQAFNSLRRGGTATIIGMIPVGQKVELDGYQFLSEKKIQGCTMGSNRFRVDMPRYIDFYLQGRLKLDEMISRRGKLEDVNEAFRAMKAGEVARTVLMFD
- a CDS encoding cytochrome P450 encodes the protein MAEPVGNWTADYDIFSPEYVKDPFPIWDEIRGKCPIAHTERWGGSFMPTRYEDLFNIARDIENFSSRNVLVADVMPQPGEELEEEPEMVETYNVGAPPITSDPPVHTWARKLLLKPFSVTEVAEYEQETRELCNELIDAFIDKGRADGAVDYAQQIPPRVIASMLGIPKDMTATFTEWVRGFLELGLTNPQLRQESARNIFMFMNDQIQERKAKPGDDLITRLLAEKVEGEPVPESHVLGTCFLLLVAGIDTTWSSIGSAVWHLAQHPEDRKRLIEQPELMPNAIEELLRAYSPVTMARYVAQDTEYAGCPIPEGSKVLMNFPAANRDPKVFEDPDKVILDRAKNPHIAFGVGIHRCAGSNLARMEMKVSIEELLKRIPNFKLENPDVVTWAGGQVRGPRIMPIVWGS
- a CDS encoding ferredoxin; the encoded protein is MKVQKVTVDSEKCQGHNRCYAMAPGMFKVDELGYATPRGDGVLKTPQDVELANRAVENCPERAIDIVEDEG
- a CDS encoding acetyl-CoA hydrolase/transferase C-terminal domain-containing protein, giving the protein MDWKTRHADKLMSAEDAAKIVRSNQSVYLGMFGSCPEGLAKALYARHPELDDVRIYHYVAPFLWSTPETQGHFRLVTSFSTPADRKQVHAGLADYQPVGVFRESYIMQLFKDMDVAMVKTSPPDENGYMSFGGSLWINRTACNASKQIVCEVDERFIRTYGENYVHISEVAALVEHVASDDRAAPIPPRTDEVIAAAEVICTLVASELVRDGDTLQIGIGDVTAAMALYLGDKHDLGIQTELIPGGVVDLVEQGVVTGRKKRIAPGKVIGSAFAVLPPEELQKAHMNPKFELWDFCHTDDLRTLLREENFVAINNALQIDLTGQVTAETLNGQVYSGPGGQTVFATAACSVEGGRSVIAVPSSSAVDGQRYSRIVPELPPGTAVTVPRTFVDYVVTEHGIAHLGGKTVRERAAELVSVAHPDFRGELKEHAKKRGWM